CATCTATGAAGTTGCTAACACCGTTTTCAGAGTGCATTCACCCCTGCGGCCTGCTACTGCGCCACCCGCCAGGGTGACACGCTGGTCCATGCGATCAACTCTTTCGTCGCCCATGTTGTCGACTTATCTGCATGACAGGACGTGCATGGATTCGGGATGCCCGACTGCTCGGTCTGAGCCGGAGTGATGAATCGGAAGGTATGGGCGCTCACGAAACTGTCCTTGATCGTCGCTTCAATCTTCGGCATATGACATGCCACACACTGGCTCCCCTTACTGCCTTCAGCATGGTGGGTATGCTCACTGACCGTGCCCTTCAATCCGGCTGGATTCTCCTTCGTATGACAGCCCAGACACAATGCATTGGAGGGCATGCGGAGGTTCGAGACCGTGTTGGAGTGGACCTGATGACAGTCCGAGCAGCGGATCTCGCGGTGATACATATTGCTCTGCACAAAGTCATTGCCCTGCATGCGATTCTTATGAGCCGTCAGGTCCGCATATTGATAGAACCCGGTGACGCCGGGCTTCAGCTCTTCAAGCTTCCAGTAGTCGACAAGGCGCGCGCCGGGAAGATAGCCGACCGGCCAGTCATAATACTTGCCCGCAATGGGATTGCCCACGGGCTGGCCTTGGCTATGGCACTGGATACAGGTGTCGTTGCCCCGCACAGAATCGAGTTTGTCCGGGTTGACGATGTTCTGTTTGGTGGGATGTGCGACGTGCAGGCTGCCGGGACCGTGGCATTTCTCGCAGCCCACGTTCCACTCCGTGACCTGCTTGGTTTCGATGTTGAAGTTGACGGAGTGGCAACCATCACAGAGCGTCGAGGTGGGGCGCTCCATGTTGCTCTCACCGTAATGGGGAACCCACCAGTCCGTGCCTTTTTCGACATGAAACGGGAGCCAACGCTTCTTCTGGATATCCCACTGCGCGGGCAGCACATAATAATCGTCGCCTCGTTTGGTGAAGTAGCGCTGCTTCCAGCGGCTGCCATAGGTGAACGCAACGTCGTCCAGCTTGAAGGTCACCAGCGGGTTCGGAGTTGTGAAATCTCCGACCACAGCCTCTGGATGAATCTTGGGGTCCTGAACAACGTTTGCCATGCGTGTCTTCTGCCAACTGTCGTAGGTATCTGCATGACATGCCCTACATGACTTTGAGCCTACGAATGTCGCTTTAGGAGTCTGCCCCACGGCAGTTGCATACAAAATGACGGTGATGAGGAAGGCAATCACAGTGGATGCAATCTTGCGATCCCTCAAGGCTTCGTCTCCGGCAAACGAATGGATTTATGCCTAAACTCTACTCCTTCAGGAAGGATTGAATTGTCAATGGGATGTCATCGTTCCCGAAAGGTCTGGCGGCTCTGTCAGGCCCTGATCCGCTCGCCGGAAGCCCATTGTGCAGAGCTGTCAGTGGTTTCGCTATGATGAGGTTCGGTTCGCGCTTTGTGTTTCTGGGTGCGGATGAGGGTTGCGATGCAGGGTGTGGCTAAGAGCAAGACGTTTCCGTGGGGTGCGCTTCCGCTTTACCTGGGGTTCTTTGGGACGGGGATTGGGGTGGCGCTGCCGGGGGCGCTGCTGCCGGCGCTGCAGATGCGGTGGCACCTGCAGGATGAGCAGAGTGGGCGGCTGTTTTTGATGGCCTGGATTGGGTCTTCACTGGGGGCTTTGCTGGTGAGGCGCTCGCTGCGAACGACGCTGGTGTTTGGGAGCCTGGGGGTTGCGGTGGGGGCTGCGGGGCTGGCGCTGTCTGGCGGGCATGGGGTGAATGCGCTGATGGCGCTGTATGGGATGGGGCTGGGGGCGACGATGACCTCGGTGAGCCTGATCCGGCAGCAACAGACGGTGGGCAGCGGGACGGAGATGGTGAGGCTGAACCTGGTGTGGGCGATTGGGGCTTGTGCTTGTCCGTCGCTGACGGTTCATGCGCTGGGTGCGGGGGACTTTGGGCCGGTGCTGCTGGGGTTGGCGGGGTGCTTCCTGGCGCTGGCGGGTGCGGCGCTGGCGCAGCGGGAGCTGATGGTGTTGACGGCGGGGGCGGAGGTTGGGGATGCGTGGGCGATCTTCAGGCGCATGCCGCTGGGGCTGATTGCGATGATCTTTCTGGTGACGGGGATCGAGGCTTCCGCGGGGGGGTGGCTGACGACTTATACGCGAAGGGGAGGACATGAGCTTGCCGAGGCGGTGGCTGCGCCGACTTGCCTTTGGGCGGGGCTGCTGCTGAGCCGGTTGTTCTGGAGCGTAAGGGACAAGTGGTTGTCCGAGGCGGTGGTGGTTCGGGGGAGCCTGGTGCTGATGACGGCGGCGGCCGTGCTGCTGGTGGCGACGACGCATGGCGTGGCGATTTTGGCGGCGGCGTTTCTGTTGGGGTTCGGGATTGGGCCGACGTATCCGCTCTTGCTGGGGTGGGCGCTGCGGTATCAGCGGGGTGGGGCGATATTTTTTGTTGCGGGGGTGGGGTCGGCTTGTCTGCCGTGGATGACGGGGCTGGTGTCGGCGGAGCGGGGGTCGCTAAGGATGGGGCTGGTGGTGCCTATGGTGGGGACGGCTGTGATGCTGCTGGTGGCGATGGTGTCGCCGGTGAGGAGCTGGGGCGGGGCGGTCCCTGTGAAGACTCGGTTCGGGACGCCGCTTGGCGACAATCCCGGCTAGACTGGTGGTGCGCGAAACGGACTGTAGCCGGTGAGCCGCGGAGAGCGACCTCGAAACGACTTATGCCTAAGAAGACTGCGGTGAATTTGGCTGGTGGGCGGCGGGTGGGCCTGAAGATGCTGGCGGAGTACCTGGACCTGAGTCCGGCGACCGTCTCGTTTGTGTTGAACAACGCGCCTGGGCGCTCGATCCCACCGGCGACGCGCGAACGGGTGAAGGCGGCGGCGAAGAAGTTCGGGTATCAGCCGAGTTTGATTGCGCGGTCGCTGCAGGGGCTGACGACGCGGACGATCGGGATTTTGATTCCGGAGCTGGGAGAGGGGTACCACTCGCAAGTGCTGAGCGGGGCTGCGGACCTGCTGATGCAGGAGGGATACTTCTTCTTTACGGCGCATCATCGTCACAAGAAGGACCTGGTGGCGGAGTATCCGCAACTGCTGCGCTCGCGCGGGATCGACGGGATACTGGCGATCGACACGCATCTGGAGGCCGAGTTGCCTGCGCCGGCGGTCTGCGTGGCGGGGCATACGGTGATTCCGGGACTGACGAACGTGGTGCTGGATCACCATCGGGCGGCGGAGCTGGCGCTGGGACATCTGTATCGGCTGGGGCATCGGAAGATTGCTTATATGCATGGGCAGCCGTTCAGCTCGGACTCGAAGACGAGGTGGAATGCGACGCTGCAGGTGGCGCGTGCGCTTTCGCTGCGGGTGTCGCCTGACCTGGTGATTCGGCTGGATAAGGATATGAGCTCGCCTGAGCTGGGGTATCCGGGAATTCATCAACTGCTGCTACGGCGCAAGGACTTTACGGCGGTGCTTTGCTTCAATGACGTTTCGGCGATTGGCAGCATCCGTGCGCTGCACGATGCGGGGCTGCGGGTGCCGCATGATGTGTCAGTGCTGGGGTTCGACGATATCCAGGCGGCGGCTTATGTGGTTCCGAGTCTGACGACGATCCGTCAGCCGCTGCACCAGATGGGCAGCATGGCGGCGAGCCTGCTGCTGAAGAAGCTGGCGCATGAGAAGATTCCGGATGTTGTGAAGCTCGATCCGGAGCTGGTGGTGCGGGAGTCGACTGCGGCGGTGCGGGCGGTGGTGCGTGCGGCTCGTGGGACGGGTAAGGCTGGGGGCGCGGGGTAGATGTTTGCGGGCTCGGCGGCAGGGAATGAGTTGACTAGCTTTGTGTGCGGCGGGTAGAAAGAATGGGTCGGCGTGGAAGACAAACCTTTGTCTTCTGATTTAGCGGAAGCATCCGACCTTATGAGGCCATCTCTTGCAGAGATCATTCGTTCCATCGTTTCGTTCTATTGGGGTTTCTGTTGTGCTGGCCTGTGCTGCCTTTGCCAGTGCCGGGGCGGCGACGCTGCGGTCTCCGTGGGATGGTCACGCGGTGACGCTGACGGATGCCCCCTATAGCTGCCCGGCGCTGCCTGCGGTTGCACCTGACCTGACTACGGATGGATTCTACCGGACGGATGATCCGACGCACTCGATTGTAGACCCGGTGCGGATGGAGGCTTATAAGCGGTCGAGCGATCCGGTGAAAGAGGTTGGGCAGACGCTGGTGCGGGAGGCGGATGCGTTTCGGACGACGGGCTCGCGTGCTGCGGGACGATGTGCGCTGGAGCAGATCACGTCGCTGGCACGGCAGCGCTCGTTGACGGGAAAGATGTCTTCCAACCAGGCTTACTACGTGCAGGGTTGGATTGCGGGGGCAATTGCGATTGCTTACCTGAAGATCAGCGATGCGGGGCTGGCGACGCCGGAGCAGAGACGGCTGATTGCGCCGTGGCTGCTGCAGATTGGCGACGCTACGCGCACCTGGTACGACGACCATGCCGCGAAGACGCATGTGTCGGCGGGCAACAATCATCTGTATTGGGCCGGCGTAGAGCTTGCGGCGATTGGGGTGGCGGCGAACGACCGGAAGGCGTTCGACTGGGGGATGGCGACTTATGAGAACGGGGTGGCGCAGATCCGGCCGGATGGGACGCTGCCACTGGAGATGGAACGGGGGACCAAGGCGCTCCACTACCATTTGTATGCGCTGGCTCCGCTGGTGCTGCTGGCTGAGCTTGGCGAGGTGAACGGGCTGGACCTTTATGCCGCGCACGGTGGGGCGATCCATCGGCTGGTGAAGGTGTCGATTGGCGGGCTGTCCGATCCTGCGGTGTTTGTTGCGGGGACGGGTAAGCAGCAGGAGGCTCCCGGGACAGTGAGCGGAGACCAGATTGGCTGGGCTCCGCCGTACGAGCGGCGCTTTCCTGATGCGGCGATTGCTCGCTATGTGAAGGCAGCGCCTAGCCTGAGTGTGTTCTACCTGGGTGGGTTGCCGCCGGCATGAATCGGCTTCCTGGTAGTCATCTTTGTTAGCTCCGAGCCAGCGAGGAGGAAGGCTCCGATGCCGTAGACGTAGCTGCTGGAGGCCTTCACGTCACCGGGTGCGGCTCCGATGGGCTGGATGGCCCCGAGACGGCCGTCAGCATAGACGTGCTGGAGCAGGCCCTGCCAAGCGCTGGTGACGTGCGGGAGATAGAGCTTGCGGTCAAGGAGACCGTTATCGATGCCCCAGGCTAGGCCGTAGGCGAAGAAGGCAGAACCGGAGTCTTCGGGCTGTGCGTAGGCTGCGGGATCGAGCAGGCCGCTGCGCCAGAGGCCGTCAGGCTGCTGGAGGGCGATGACTCGCTCCGCCATGGCGCGGAACTGAGCGACGTACTTTGGCCGGGTGGGATAGTCGGCGGGCATGTTCTGGAGGACGGTTGCGAGACCGGCGAGAACCCAGCCGTTGCCGCGTGCCCAGAAGAGCTTCTGGCCGTTGGCTTCCTTCTTGGTGAAGTAGGTGTCGTCGCGGAAGTAGAGCTTCTCCTGCGGGTCGTAGAGGTAGGCCGAGGTGATCCACCATTGGCGGTCCATGTAGTCGAGATACTTGCGGTCGTTGGTGATCTTCGACATCTCGGCGAGGACTGGCGGGGCCATGAAGAGGGCGTCACACCACCACCAGAGGAGCTTCTTGGGATCGTCCGGGTGGGCGATGAGGTGGTCGAGGACCTCGCGTGTTGAGGCGATGCGCTCCGGTGTGGGGTGCTGCTGATAGAGCTCGAGGTAGGCGCGTCCGAGGGCTTCGTCGTCGGCGTGGGGGAAACGGTTGTCGATGAGCTTCCAGTCAAAGTGCTCCGACATACGCTGGACGG
This region of Granulicella tundricola MP5ACTX9 genomic DNA includes:
- a CDS encoding cytochrome c3 family protein, which translates into the protein MANVVQDPKIHPEAVVGDFTTPNPLVTFKLDDVAFTYGSRWKQRYFTKRGDDYYVLPAQWDIQKKRWLPFHVEKGTDWWVPHYGESNMERPTSTLCDGCHSVNFNIETKQVTEWNVGCEKCHGPGSLHVAHPTKQNIVNPDKLDSVRGNDTCIQCHSQGQPVGNPIAGKYYDWPVGYLPGARLVDYWKLEELKPGVTGFYQYADLTAHKNRMQGNDFVQSNMYHREIRCSDCHQVHSNTVSNLRMPSNALCLGCHTKENPAGLKGTVSEHTHHAEGSKGSQCVACHMPKIEATIKDSFVSAHTFRFITPAQTEQSGIPNPCTSCHADKSTTWATKELIAWTSVSPWRVAQ
- a CDS encoding MFS transporter; amino-acid sequence: MRVAMQGVAKSKTFPWGALPLYLGFFGTGIGVALPGALLPALQMRWHLQDEQSGRLFLMAWIGSSLGALLVRRSLRTTLVFGSLGVAVGAAGLALSGGHGVNALMALYGMGLGATMTSVSLIRQQQTVGSGTEMVRLNLVWAIGACACPSLTVHALGAGDFGPVLLGLAGCFLALAGAALAQRELMVLTAGAEVGDAWAIFRRMPLGLIAMIFLVTGIEASAGGWLTTYTRRGGHELAEAVAAPTCLWAGLLLSRLFWSVRDKWLSEAVVVRGSLVLMTAAAVLLVATTHGVAILAAAFLLGFGIGPTYPLLLGWALRYQRGGAIFFVAGVGSACLPWMTGLVSAERGSLRMGLVVPMVGTAVMLLVAMVSPVRSWGGAVPVKTRFGTPLGDNPG
- a CDS encoding LacI family DNA-binding transcriptional regulator, whose product is MPKKTAVNLAGGRRVGLKMLAEYLDLSPATVSFVLNNAPGRSIPPATRERVKAAAKKFGYQPSLIARSLQGLTTRTIGILIPELGEGYHSQVLSGAADLLMQEGYFFFTAHHRHKKDLVAEYPQLLRSRGIDGILAIDTHLEAELPAPAVCVAGHTVIPGLTNVVLDHHRAAELALGHLYRLGHRKIAYMHGQPFSSDSKTRWNATLQVARALSLRVSPDLVIRLDKDMSSPELGYPGIHQLLLRRKDFTAVLCFNDVSAIGSIRALHDAGLRVPHDVSVLGFDDIQAAAYVVPSLTTIRQPLHQMGSMAASLLLKKLAHEKIPDVVKLDPELVVRESTAAVRAVVRAARGTGKAGGAG
- a CDS encoding alginate lyase family protein, with the protein product MQRSFVPSFRSIGVSVVLACAAFASAGAATLRSPWDGHAVTLTDAPYSCPALPAVAPDLTTDGFYRTDDPTHSIVDPVRMEAYKRSSDPVKEVGQTLVREADAFRTTGSRAAGRCALEQITSLARQRSLTGKMSSNQAYYVQGWIAGAIAIAYLKISDAGLATPEQRRLIAPWLLQIGDATRTWYDDHAAKTHVSAGNNHLYWAGVELAAIGVAANDRKAFDWGMATYENGVAQIRPDGTLPLEMERGTKALHYHLYALAPLVLLAELGEVNGLDLYAAHGGAIHRLVKVSIGGLSDPAVFVAGTGKQQEAPGTVSGDQIGWAPPYERRFPDAAIARYVKAAPSLSVFYLGGLPPA
- a CDS encoding glycoside hydrolase family 88/105 protein translates to MHGRILLRQIALSCRRRVVSLISIKLTVAAALAATMLNPTIIAQTQAQKQSPASAPSPVDRNAAGDSPADPGPLATDLSPALTPPAIQKAMRKVADWQIAYAEPRFNQQWTYAALYDGLIAASTATGDPKYQDAVQRMSEHFDWKLIDNRFPHADDEALGRAYLELYQQHPTPERIASTREVLDHLIAHPDDPKKLLWWWCDALFMAPPVLAEMSKITNDRKYLDYMDRQWWITSAYLYDPQEKLYFRDDTYFTKKEANGQKLFWARGNGWVLAGLATVLQNMPADYPTRPKYVAQFRAMAERVIALQQPDGLWRSGLLDPAAYAQPEDSGSAFFAYGLAWGIDNGLLDRKLYLPHVTSAWQGLLQHVYADGRLGAIQPIGAAPGDVKASSSYVYGIGAFLLAGSELTKMTTRKPIHAGGNPPR